From Hirundo rustica isolate bHirRus1 chromosome 1, bHirRus1.pri.v3, whole genome shotgun sequence, a single genomic window includes:
- the MC5R gene encoding melanocortin receptor 5 isoform X2, producing MLVSVSNAWETITIYLINNRHIIMEDAFVRHIDNVFDSMICISVVASMCSLLAIAVDRYITIFYALRYHNIMTVKRSGLIIACIWTFCTGCGIIFILYYESTYVVICLITMFFTMLFLMVSLYIHMFLLARTHVKKIAALPGYNSVRQRTSMKGAITLTMLLGIFIVCWAPFFLHLILMISCPQNLYCVCFMSHFNMYLILIMCNSVIDPLIYAFRSQEMRKTFKEIICCYSLRMLCGLSNKY from the coding sequence ATGCTGGTTAGTGTGTCTAATGCTTGGGAGACCATAACCATATACTTAATAAACAATAGACACATCATTATGGAAGATGCCTTTGTCCGTCACATAGACAACGTCTTTGATTCCATGATCTGCATATCTGTGGTGGCTTCCATGTGCAGTTTGCTGGCTATAGCAGTAGACAGATATATCACTATCTTCTATGCCCTACGTTATCACAACATCATGACAGTGAAAAGATCAGGGCTTATTATTGCATGCATCTGGACCTTTTGCACGGGCTGTGGCATTATCTTCATTCTTTATTATGAATCAACTTACGTGGTCATTTGTCTCATCACTATGTTTTTTACCATGCTGTTCCTCATGGTCTCGCTGTATATCCACATGTTCCTCCTGGCTCGTACTCACGTGAAGAAAATCGCTGCTTTGCCCGGGTACAACTCCGTCCGTCAAAGAACCAGCATGAAAGGAGCCATCACTCTGACTATGCTTCTTGGCATCTTCATTGTTTGCTGGGCTCCATTCTTCCTTCATCTCATCCTGATGATCTCCTGCCCTCAAAACCTCTACTGTGTTTGCTTCATGTCTCACTTCAACATGTACCTCATTCTCATTATGTGCAACTCAGTGATCGACCCCTTGATCTATGCCTTTCGTAGCCAGGAAATGAGGAAGACTTTCAAAGAGATAATTTGTTGCTATAGCCTGAGAATGCTCTGTGGCTTATCAAACAAGTATTaa
- the MC5R gene encoding melanocortin receptor 5 isoform X1 — MNTSSQFYVSELNLSAFSSNFTVPTAKSKSSPCEQVVIAAEVFLTLGIVSLLENILVICAIVKNKNLHSPMYFFVCSLAVADMLVSVSNAWETITIYLINNRHIIMEDAFVRHIDNVFDSMICISVVASMCSLLAIAVDRYITIFYALRYHNIMTVKRSGLIIACIWTFCTGCGIIFILYYESTYVVICLITMFFTMLFLMVSLYIHMFLLARTHVKKIAALPGYNSVRQRTSMKGAITLTMLLGIFIVCWAPFFLHLILMISCPQNLYCVCFMSHFNMYLILIMCNSVIDPLIYAFRSQEMRKTFKEIICCYSLRMLCGLSNKY, encoded by the coding sequence ATGAACACATCCTCTCAATTCTATGTCTCTGAACTAAACTTGAGTGCCTTCAGTAGCAACTTTACTGTGCCTACTGCAAAGAGCAAGTCATCGCCATGTGAACAAGTGGTCATTGCAGCTGAGGTGTTCCTAACTCTGGGCATTGTAAGCCTCCTTGAAAACATCCTAGTTATATGTGCAATAGTTAAGAACAAGAACTTGCACTCAcccatgtatttttttgtttgcagtttAGCAGTGGCTGACATGCTGGTTAGTGTGTCTAATGCTTGGGAGACCATAACCATATACTTAATAAACAATAGACACATCATTATGGAAGATGCCTTTGTCCGTCACATAGACAACGTCTTTGATTCCATGATCTGCATATCTGTGGTGGCTTCCATGTGCAGTTTGCTGGCTATAGCAGTAGACAGATATATCACTATCTTCTATGCCCTACGTTATCACAACATCATGACAGTGAAAAGATCAGGGCTTATTATTGCATGCATCTGGACCTTTTGCACGGGCTGTGGCATTATCTTCATTCTTTATTATGAATCAACTTACGTGGTCATTTGTCTCATCACTATGTTTTTTACCATGCTGTTCCTCATGGTCTCGCTGTATATCCACATGTTCCTCCTGGCTCGTACTCACGTGAAGAAAATCGCTGCTTTGCCCGGGTACAACTCCGTCCGTCAAAGAACCAGCATGAAAGGAGCCATCACTCTGACTATGCTTCTTGGCATCTTCATTGTTTGCTGGGCTCCATTCTTCCTTCATCTCATCCTGATGATCTCCTGCCCTCAAAACCTCTACTGTGTTTGCTTCATGTCTCACTTCAACATGTACCTCATTCTCATTATGTGCAACTCAGTGATCGACCCCTTGATCTATGCCTTTCGTAGCCAGGAAATGAGGAAGACTTTCAAAGAGATAATTTGTTGCTATAGCCTGAGAATGCTCTGTGGCTTATCAAACAAGTATTaa